AGCGCCCTCAACGACTCCCTGATCCACTTCAAGGGGTTGTGCGAGTACGACACCTCCCCCGACGCCGTCTTGGTCGACTTTTAGCAGTCGTTGACGGGCTCTGCTAGAGCCGGTAGAATTGGGGGAGTCCCCTTTTTGCCCATCCGGAGTTTCCGTTTGCCGCTCTACGACTACCAGTGCCGTCAGTGCCACCAGGTCACCGAGGTTCGCCACGGTGCTCGCGAAGCGTACGACGGGACCTGCCCGGCGTGCGGCGGTGCCCTCGGCCGCGTCTTCAACCCGGCCGGCATCGTCTTCAAGGGGTCCGGGTTCTACATCAACGATTCGCGCAAGTCGTCCGGCCCGTCCGAATCGTCGTCGTCCTCCGGG
The nucleotide sequence above comes from Candidatus Sulfotelmatobacter sp.. Encoded proteins:
- a CDS encoding FmdB family zinc ribbon protein — translated: MPLYDYQCRQCHQVTEVRHGAREAYDGTCPACGGALGRVFNPAGIVFKGSGFYINDSRKSSGPSESSSSSGSTPPASGGDAKKSESSAA